Proteins from a genomic interval of Inquilinus sp. Marseille-Q2685:
- a CDS encoding ABC transporter substrate-binding protein produces MKKTILGLAAIAAALGFGPAQAADPFTIQLKWVTQAQFGGYYVAAEKGYYTDEGLDVTIKPGGPDIAPPQVIAAGGADVIVEWMPAALAAREKGVPLVNVAQIFNRSGMMLTCKKDSGVTSPADFKGKTLGVWFAGNEYPFLSWMGKLGLSTSGSNPDVKVLRQGFNVDPLLQNQAACISTMIYNEYWQVIDAGVPESDLITFYYEDQGVATLEDGLYALDSKLKDPAYVDRLGRFIKASAKGWAYAKAHPDEAGKIVAEADASGATTDEVQTRMAENIAKLITVSDDKIGWLDPEAYKRTVQVLLSSKSDPVITKDPGDAAWTHAAWDKAMGK; encoded by the coding sequence ATGAAAAAAACCATTCTGGGACTGGCCGCGATCGCAGCGGCGCTGGGCTTCGGCCCGGCGCAGGCGGCGGACCCCTTCACCATCCAGCTGAAATGGGTCACCCAGGCGCAGTTCGGCGGCTACTACGTCGCCGCCGAGAAGGGCTACTACACCGATGAGGGGCTGGACGTCACGATCAAGCCCGGCGGGCCGGACATCGCCCCGCCGCAGGTGATCGCGGCGGGCGGTGCCGACGTCATCGTCGAATGGATGCCGGCGGCGCTGGCGGCGCGCGAGAAGGGCGTGCCGCTGGTGAACGTGGCGCAGATCTTCAACCGCTCCGGCATGATGCTGACCTGCAAGAAGGACAGCGGCGTCACCTCGCCGGCCGATTTCAAGGGCAAGACCCTCGGCGTCTGGTTCGCCGGCAACGAGTATCCGTTCCTGTCCTGGATGGGCAAGCTGGGCCTGTCGACCTCGGGCTCGAACCCGGACGTCAAGGTGCTGCGCCAGGGCTTCAACGTCGACCCGCTGCTGCAGAACCAGGCGGCCTGCATCTCGACCATGATCTACAACGAGTACTGGCAGGTGATCGACGCCGGCGTGCCGGAGAGCGACCTGATCACCTTCTACTACGAGGACCAGGGCGTGGCGACGCTGGAGGACGGGCTCTACGCGCTCGACTCCAAGCTGAAGGACCCGGCCTATGTCGACCGGCTGGGCCGCTTCATCAAGGCCTCGGCCAAGGGCTGGGCCTATGCCAAGGCGCATCCGGACGAGGCCGGCAAGATCGTGGCCGAGGCCGACGCGTCGGGCGCCACCACCGACGAGGTGCAGACCCGCATGGCCGAGAACATCGCCAAGCTGATCACCGTGTCGGACGACAAGATCGGCTGGCTGGACCCCGAGGCGTACAAGCGCACCGTGCAGGTGCTGCTGTCCAGCAAGAGCGACCCGGTGATCACCAAGGACCCGGGCGACGCGGCCTGGACCCACGCCGCCTGGGACAAGGCGATGGGCAAGTAG
- a CDS encoding calcium-binding protein, giving the protein MARIDGTSGDDVLPGTAQADEIYGYAGDDTLQGEAGDDQLIGGAGADVLDGGEGFDTISYGDSAQGVRVNLATGVVSGGDAEGDTIADIEHVRGSARADTLVGSAGDNMLRGGNGDDWLVGGAGADTLDGGFGWSDIASYSGSNAGVTVNLALGTGSGGDAEGDSIADDIEDASGSAYADTLTGNAEDNFLSGGAGNDVIRGEAGDDVLEGGAGADTLSGGDGIDLVGYGHSSAGVTVTIGGIAAGGDAQGDSIADDIEDVSGSVYADTLTGSAGDNTLNGNSGNDILRGGAGADILSGGSGTDLVSYSDSTKGATVNLAAGAGSGGTAHGDRLYSIETVIGSAHADTLIGSELDDTLIGGAGDDRITGGKGDDDTLTGGVGNDIFVYDAREFGEDTVTDFDAGDKIDLSALHIADFDTLKHFMEQDGSDVVITFGYGMWETFPPDPPWPNNELIRLENVSLDSLSADDFIFDTSTTPSGINGTDLYDVLFGNNGNNTFYNGDVIYAGGGDDYVQNSPRFLDGGAGIDTVALGNDFVHLGSSADLQSGQYVNVENVTGTYYDDIIRGDGGANVLRGLDDNDVLTGRGGADTLDGGAGSDTASYSDSTKGVTVDLAAGTGSGGTAQGDTLVSIEAVNGSAYADTLIGSGGANTLRGSVGDDVLRGGAGADTLDGGAGFDLVSYFDSTKGVTVNLAAGTGSGGTAPGDPLVSIEAVNGSAHADTLIGSSAANTLRGAAGKDLLTGGAGADRFAFTGGDSAAGRINADRITDFSHAQGDRIDLSAINANGGGAGNGSFAFIGTGAYTGVAGQLRYALSGTDAVIGGDVDGDGVSDFNIVLSNVGSLQASDFVL; this is encoded by the coding sequence ATGGCGCGTATTGACGGAACCTCCGGCGACGACGTCCTTCCCGGGACGGCTCAGGCCGACGAGATTTATGGCTACGCCGGCGACGACACTCTCCAAGGCGAAGCCGGCGACGATCAGCTGATCGGCGGCGCCGGGGCGGACGTCCTCGACGGCGGTGAAGGCTTCGACACCATCAGCTACGGCGACAGCGCTCAAGGCGTGAGGGTCAATCTCGCCACGGGTGTCGTTTCCGGCGGCGATGCCGAAGGCGACACCATTGCCGATATCGAACATGTTCGCGGTTCGGCCCGCGCCGACACGCTGGTCGGCAGCGCCGGAGACAATATGCTGCGCGGCGGCAACGGGGATGATTGGCTGGTCGGCGGCGCCGGAGCCGATACCCTCGACGGCGGATTCGGCTGGTCCGACATCGCCAGCTATTCCGGCAGCAACGCCGGCGTGACCGTGAACCTCGCCCTTGGCACCGGCTCGGGCGGCGATGCCGAGGGCGACAGCATCGCCGACGACATCGAAGACGCCTCGGGTTCGGCCTATGCCGACACTCTCACCGGCAACGCCGAGGACAACTTCCTGTCTGGCGGTGCCGGCAACGACGTGATTCGCGGCGAAGCCGGCGACGACGTCCTGGAAGGTGGGGCCGGGGCGGACACCCTTTCGGGCGGCGACGGCATCGACCTCGTCGGCTACGGACACAGCAGCGCCGGCGTCACCGTGACCATCGGCGGCATCGCCGCCGGCGGCGATGCCCAGGGCGACAGCATCGCCGACGACATCGAAGACGTCTCGGGTTCCGTCTATGCCGATACGCTCACGGGCAGCGCGGGAGACAACACCCTGAATGGCAACAGCGGCAACGACATCCTTCGCGGCGGCGCCGGGGCGGACATTCTCTCCGGCGGCAGCGGCACCGATCTCGTCAGCTACTCGGACAGCACGAAGGGCGCGACGGTAAACCTCGCTGCCGGCGCTGGCAGCGGCGGCACCGCGCATGGTGACCGCCTGTACTCGATCGAGACCGTCATCGGCTCGGCCCATGCCGACACCCTGATCGGCAGCGAGCTCGACGACACCCTCATCGGCGGCGCCGGAGACGACCGGATCACCGGAGGAAAGGGCGACGACGACACGCTGACGGGTGGCGTCGGCAACGACATCTTCGTCTACGACGCGCGCGAGTTCGGCGAGGACACCGTCACCGACTTCGACGCCGGCGACAAGATCGACCTGTCGGCCCTGCACATCGCCGACTTCGACACGCTGAAACACTTCATGGAGCAGGACGGCAGCGACGTCGTCATCACCTTCGGCTACGGCATGTGGGAGACTTTTCCCCCGGATCCGCCCTGGCCCAACAACGAGCTCATCCGTCTCGAGAACGTCTCGCTGGATAGCCTGAGTGCCGACGACTTCATCTTCGACACCTCGACCACTCCCAGCGGCATCAACGGCACCGACCTCTATGATGTCCTGTTCGGCAACAACGGCAACAATACATTCTACAATGGTGATGTAATATACGCCGGCGGTGGCGATGATTATGTTCAGAACAGCCCCAGATTTCTCGACGGGGGTGCGGGGATCGATACCGTTGCCCTGGGCAACGATTTTGTCCACTTGGGCTCCTCGGCGGATCTGCAGTCCGGCCAATACGTCAATGTCGAGAACGTCACCGGCACGTATTACGACGACATTATTCGCGGAGATGGTGGCGCCAACGTGCTTCGAGGCTTGGACGACAACGACGTTCTCACCGGCCGCGGCGGGGCCGACACCCTCGACGGCGGCGCCGGCTCCGATACCGCCAGCTATTCCGACAGCACCAAGGGCGTGACCGTGGACCTGGCCGCCGGCACTGGCAGCGGCGGCACCGCGCAGGGCGACACCCTGGTCTCGATCGAGGCCGTCAACGGCTCCGCCTATGCCGACACCCTGATCGGCAGTGGCGGCGCCAACACCCTGCGCGGCAGCGTCGGCGACGATGTGCTCCGCGGCGGCGCCGGGGCCGACACCCTCGATGGCGGCGCCGGCTTCGACCTCGTCAGCTATTTCGACAGCACCAAGGGCGTGACGGTCAACCTCGCCGCCGGCACCGGCAGCGGCGGCACCGCCCCCGGCGACCCCCTGGTCTCGATCGAGGCCGTCAACGGATCTGCCCATGCCGACACCCTGATCGGCAGCAGCGCCGCCAACACCCTGCGCGGCGCGGCCGGAAAGGACCTGCTGACCGGCGGCGCCGGCGCCGACCGCTTCGCCTTCACCGGCGGAGACAGCGCGGCGGGCCGGATCAATGCCGACCGGATCACCGATTTCAGCCACGCCCAGGGCGACCGCATCGACCTGTCGGCAATCAATGCCAATGGCGGCGGCGCCGGCAACGGCAGCTTCGCCTTCATCGGCACCGGCGCCTATACCGGCGTCGCCGGGCAGCTGCGATACGCCCTCTCGGGCACCGACGCGGTCATCGGCGGCGACGTCGACGGCGACGGCGTCTCCGACTTCAACATCGTGCTCAGCAACGTCGGCAGCCTTCAAGCCTCCGACTTCGTGCTGTAG
- a CDS encoding calcium-binding protein, producing MANRIDGTLDDDILHGTDQADEIHGYAGDDTLQGKAHDDRLIGGAGADTLDGGAGFDTVSYADSIKAVTVNLASGRGTAGTAFGDRLISIEAVEGSAYADILLGSTAADTLRGGAGADTLDGGEGFDTVSYADSIKGVTVNLASGRGTAGTAFGDRLISIEAVRGSAYADILLGSAADNVLDGDDGDDVLEGYGGGDTLGGGRGNDILIAGSGGDLLAGGDGNDTLVDFDSSGGNDSLIGDDGFDTVSYANSTEGVTVDLTTGHGRGGAAHWDSLLDIEAVEGSAYSDALIGKSDANTLRGNDGNDVLRGEAGADILDGGGGFDTVGYTESNAGVTVNLATGIVSGGDATGDTLVSIEGINGSAYADTLIGNSGDNVLQGSAGADTLDGGNGVDTASYADSTKGVTVNLATGIASGGTATGDTLVSIEGVNGSAYDDTLIGSAAADILAGGWRKDVLTGGGGADRFVFTDARDSSWDRTYTDRITDFSRAQGDKIDLSTIDANGDGAGNGSFTFIGTAAYTGVAGQLRYAVSGTDVVIGGDIDGDGVFSDFNIVLSHVGSLQEADFVL from the coding sequence ATGGCGAATCGGATCGACGGAACTCTCGATGACGACATCCTGCATGGTACGGATCAGGCCGACGAGATCCATGGCTATGCCGGCGACGACACGCTGCAGGGCAAAGCCCACGACGATCGGCTGATCGGCGGCGCCGGGGCGGACACCCTCGACGGCGGAGCCGGCTTCGACACCGTCAGCTACGCCGACAGCATCAAGGCCGTGACGGTGAATCTGGCCAGCGGTCGCGGCACCGCCGGAACCGCATTCGGCGATCGCCTGATCTCGATCGAGGCGGTCGAGGGCTCCGCCTATGCCGACATCCTGCTCGGCAGCACCGCCGCCGACACACTGCGCGGCGGCGCCGGGGCCGACACCCTCGACGGCGGTGAAGGCTTCGACACCGTCAGCTACGCCGACAGCATCAAGGGCGTGACGGTGAATCTGGCCAGCGGTCGCGGCACCGCCGGGACCGCATTCGGCGACCGCCTGATCTCGATCGAGGCGGTCAGAGGCTCCGCCTATGCCGACATCCTGCTCGGCAGCGCTGCCGACAACGTCCTGGACGGCGATGATGGCGATGACGTCCTCGAAGGCTATGGGGGAGGCGATACCCTCGGAGGCGGCAGAGGGAACGACATACTCATCGCCGGCAGCGGCGGCGACTTGCTCGCCGGTGGCGACGGGAATGACACCCTCGTCGACTTCGACAGCAGCGGCGGGAACGACTCCCTCATCGGCGACGACGGCTTCGACACCGTCAGCTACGCCAACAGCACCGAGGGCGTGACGGTGGACCTGACCACCGGTCACGGCCGGGGCGGGGCGGCCCATTGGGACAGTCTGCTCGATATCGAAGCGGTCGAGGGCTCCGCCTACAGCGACGCCTTGATCGGCAAAAGCGACGCCAACACCCTGCGCGGGAACGACGGCAACGATGTCCTCCGCGGCGAAGCTGGGGCGGACATCCTCGACGGCGGCGGCGGCTTCGACACCGTCGGCTACACCGAGAGCAACGCGGGCGTGACGGTGAATCTGGCCACCGGCATCGTCAGCGGCGGCGACGCCACCGGCGACACCCTGGTCTCCATCGAAGGCATCAACGGCTCGGCCTACGCCGACACCCTGATCGGCAACAGCGGTGACAATGTACTGCAGGGCAGCGCCGGGGCAGACACCCTCGACGGCGGCAACGGCGTCGACACCGCCAGCTACGCCGACAGCACCAAGGGCGTGACGGTGAACCTGGCCACCGGCATTGCCAGCGGCGGCACCGCCACCGGCGACACCCTGGTTTCCATTGAGGGCGTCAACGGCTCGGCCTACGACGACACCCTGATCGGCAGCGCCGCCGCCGATATCCTGGCCGGCGGCTGGAGAAAGGATGTTCTGACCGGCGGAGGCGGCGCCGATCGCTTCGTCTTCACCGATGCGCGCGACAGCTCGTGGGACCGGACCTACACCGACCGGATCACCGATTTCAGCCGCGCCCAGGGGGACAAGATCGACCTGTCGACGATCGACGCCAATGGCGACGGAGCCGGCAACGGCAGCTTCACCTTCATCGGCACCGCCGCCTACACCGGGGTCGCCGGCCAACTGCGTTATGCCGTCTCCGGCACCGATGTGGTCATCGGCGGCGACATCGATGGCGACGGCGTCTTCTCCGACTTCAACATCGTGCTGAGCCACGTCGGCAGCCTGCAGGAAGCCGACTTCGTGCTGTAG
- a CDS encoding type I secretion C-terminal target domain-containing protein, translating into MSSTASAGPTSSTAGTACSGNATGDTLVSIEGVAGSRYADTLIGSSTANILNGGDGDDVLRGGGGRDTLTGEGDADRFVFTTTGDSATGSANADRITDFSHAQGDRIDLSLIDANTGAAGNQAFSFIGTEAYTGVAGQLRYVVSNGDAVIAGDTDGDKVSDFNIVLDNIGSLQVSDFVL; encoded by the coding sequence ATGTCCTCAACGGCCTCGGCGGGGCCGACATCCTCGACGGCGGGGACGGCCTGCAGCGGCAACGCCACCGGCGACACCCTGGTCTCGATCGAGGGGGTCGCCGGCTCGCGCTATGCCGACACCCTGATCGGCAGCAGCACCGCCAATATCCTCAATGGCGGTGACGGAGACGATGTCCTGCGCGGGGGCGGTGGCAGGGACACCCTGACTGGCGAGGGCGATGCCGATCGCTTTGTCTTCACCACCACCGGCGACAGCGCGACGGGATCCGCCAACGCCGACCGGATCACCGATTTCAGCCACGCCCAGGGCGACAGGATCGACCTGTCGCTGATCGACGCCAACACCGGCGCCGCCGGAAACCAGGCCTTCAGCTTCATCGGCACCGAAGCCTATACCGGCGTCGCCGGCCAGCTGCGCTACGTCGTCTCCAACGGCGACGCGGTGATCGCCGGCGATACCGACGGCGACAAGGTTTCCGACTTCAACATCGTGCTCGACAACATCGGCAGCCTGCAGGTCTCCGACTTCGTCCTGTAA
- a CDS encoding calcium-binding protein produces the protein MASRIDGTSGDDVLTGTDQADEIYGYAGDDRLAGGAGADVLDGGEGFDTVSYGDSTKGVTVNLATGIGSSGTAFGDTLVSIEAVEGSAYADTLIGSAAAETLRGGQGDDVLRGGAGADTLDGGAGFDTVSFADSTKGVRVNLAAGSGTAGTAFGDHLISIEAVEGSAHADILLGSAMKDTLRGGGGDDTVQGGAGADTLDGGGGFDLASYSESNVGVRVNLATGTGLYGTAHGDVLISIEAVIGSRFIDVLTGTGDANVLRGGDGDDFLLGEAGDDTLDGGNGNDTLDSGAGADELDGGAGFDTARYGTSTLRVIVDLSAGTGVGGTAAGDTLVSIEAVVGSAYGDTLIGNSDANILDGGGGRDILRGGGGNDVLDGGSLEDTLDGGAGDDVLAGGSGSNTLDGGDGHDRVSYDGLFGSTMVNLATGTASSDRGADTLISIESVTGGYDDDTLIGNAAANTLAGGGGADVLTGGGGADRFVSSMAWQGTDQITDFSHAQGDRIDLSAIDADGNGLDGDDSFTFIGTAVFTGVAGQVRYAVSGGDAVIAGDINGDGVSDLEIVLSNVGSLQESDFVL, from the coding sequence ATGGCGAGTCGCATTGACGGGACGTCTGGCGACGACGTCCTTACCGGGACGGATCAAGCCGACGAGATCTACGGCTACGCCGGCGACGATCGGCTGGCCGGCGGCGCCGGGGCGGACGTCCTCGACGGCGGTGAGGGCTTCGATACCGTCAGCTACGGCGACAGCACCAAAGGCGTGACGGTGAACCTGGCAACCGGCATCGGCAGCAGCGGCACCGCGTTCGGCGACACCCTGGTCTCGATCGAAGCGGTCGAGGGCTCCGCCTATGCCGACACCCTGATCGGCAGCGCCGCCGCGGAGACCCTCCGCGGCGGCCAGGGCGACGACGTGCTCCGCGGCGGGGCCGGGGCCGACACCCTCGACGGCGGGGCCGGCTTCGACACCGTCAGCTTCGCCGACAGCACCAAAGGGGTGAGGGTCAACCTCGCTGCCGGCAGCGGCACCGCCGGGACGGCATTCGGCGACCATCTGATCTCGATCGAAGCGGTCGAGGGCTCCGCCCATGCCGACATCCTGCTCGGCAGCGCCATGAAAGACACACTGCGCGGCGGCGGCGGCGACGACACGGTCCAAGGCGGTGCCGGGGCGGACACCCTGGATGGCGGGGGCGGCTTCGACCTCGCCAGCTATTCCGAGAGCAACGTGGGCGTGAGGGTGAACCTGGCAACCGGAACCGGCCTCTACGGCACCGCGCATGGCGACGTCTTGATCTCGATCGAGGCCGTCATCGGCTCCCGCTTCATCGACGTTCTGACCGGCACCGGCGACGCCAACGTCCTGCGCGGCGGCGACGGTGACGATTTCCTTCTCGGCGAAGCCGGGGACGACACCCTCGACGGCGGCAACGGGAACGACACTCTCGACAGCGGTGCCGGGGCCGACGAACTCGACGGCGGTGCCGGCTTCGATACGGCCCGCTACGGCACCAGCACCCTGAGGGTGATCGTGGATCTGTCCGCGGGCACCGGCGTCGGCGGCACCGCGGCCGGCGACACCCTGGTCTCGATCGAGGCGGTCGTGGGCTCCGCCTATGGCGACACCCTGATCGGCAACAGCGATGCCAATATCCTCGACGGCGGCGGCGGCCGCGATATCCTCCGCGGCGGCGGCGGGAACGACGTCCTCGACGGCGGGTCTCTGGAGGACACCCTCGACGGCGGCGCCGGGGACGATGTTCTCGCTGGCGGGAGCGGGAGCAACACCCTGGACGGCGGGGACGGCCACGATCGTGTCTCGTATGATGGTCTGTTCGGCTCCACGATGGTGAACCTGGCCACCGGCACCGCCAGCAGCGATCGTGGCGCCGATACCCTGATCTCGATCGAGTCCGTCACCGGCGGGTATGACGACGACACCCTGATCGGCAACGCCGCCGCCAACACCCTGGCCGGGGGCGGGGGAGCGGATGTGCTGACCGGCGGGGGCGGCGCGGACCGCTTCGTCTCCTCCATGGCGTGGCAAGGCACGGACCAGATCACCGATTTCAGCCACGCCCAGGGAGACCGGATCGACCTGTCGGCGATCGACGCCGACGGCAACGGCTTGGACGGCGACGACAGCTTCACCTTCATCGGCACCGCCGTATTTACGGGCGTCGCCGGCCAGGTGCGCTATGCCGTCTCCGGCGGCGATGCCGTGATCGCCGGCGACATCAACGGCGACGGTGTCTCCGACCTCGAGATCGTGCTCAGCAACGTCGGCAGCCTCCAGGAATCCGACTTCGTGCTGTAA
- a CDS encoding calcium-binding protein gives MPDFDGTDGDDIIRGSQEADRIRGLGGNDVLNGLGGADILDGGDGTDIVSYFDSTVGVMVNLATGTGSGGTAEGDTLISIERVHGSAYDDVLTGSQDNDIFMGYAGNDLLDGGDGSDRLDGHQGRDDLTGGSGADALHGGDGGDDLAGGSGADIVDGGNGIDTARYSDSTAGVTVNLAAGTGNGGDAEGDTLISIENLHGSAYADKLTGGSGVESLFGEDGDDVLEGLGADDSLQGGAGDDALHGGEGNDYLSGDVGTDTLDGDNGNDQLYGYHGNDVLRGGEGNDYLYTGEGADILDGGSGTDEVSYDDSPAGVMVNLSTGAASGGTAAGDSLISIEQVRGSVHADTLIGSGSAEHLVGGDGDDVLEGHDGDDTLDDGIYFLHPGFGNDIFRGGNGDDTIYGGPGTDTLDGGDGYDLAIHSRSTVGVRVDLTTGTGGGGTATGDTLISIEAVEGSDHADVLTGDTGSNTLAGGWGKDVLTGGDGADHFAFAFDNSIPLRSDGDRITDFSRAQGDKINLSASDADLGTAGDQAFTFIGTAAYTGVAGQLRYGVSWGNAVIAGDMDGDGVSDFHIVLANIGSLQAADFVL, from the coding sequence ATGCCTGACTTCGACGGAACCGATGGCGACGATATCATCCGGGGCTCGCAGGAAGCGGACCGCATCCGCGGCCTCGGCGGAAACGATGTCCTCAACGGCCTCGGCGGAGCCGACATCCTCGATGGCGGGGACGGCACGGACATCGTCTCCTACTTCGACAGCACTGTGGGCGTGATGGTGAACTTGGCCACCGGCACCGGCAGCGGCGGCACCGCCGAGGGCGACACCCTGATCTCGATCGAACGGGTCCACGGCTCCGCCTACGATGATGTCCTGACCGGCAGCCAAGACAACGACATCTTTATGGGCTACGCCGGGAACGACCTCCTCGACGGTGGCGACGGCAGCGACAGGCTCGACGGCCACCAGGGCAGAGACGATCTCACGGGCGGTTCCGGGGCCGACGCTCTCCACGGAGGCGACGGCGGCGACGATCTCGCAGGCGGTTCCGGGGCCGACATCGTCGATGGCGGTAACGGCATCGACACGGCCCGCTATTCCGACAGCACCGCGGGTGTGACCGTGAATCTGGCCGCCGGCACCGGCAACGGCGGCGATGCCGAGGGCGACACGCTGATATCGATCGAGAACCTGCATGGCTCCGCCTATGCCGACAAGCTGACAGGCGGCAGCGGTGTCGAAAGCCTGTTCGGGGAAGACGGCGACGATGTCCTCGAAGGCCTCGGCGCAGACGATAGCCTTCAAGGCGGTGCCGGCGACGATGCCCTCCACGGCGGTGAAGGGAACGATTACCTCTCCGGCGACGTGGGCACGGACACCCTCGACGGTGACAATGGAAATGACCAGCTTTATGGCTACCACGGGAACGACGTCCTCCGCGGCGGTGAAGGGAACGACTATCTCTACACCGGAGAAGGGGCCGACATTCTCGATGGCGGCAGCGGCACCGATGAGGTCTCCTACGACGACAGCCCCGCGGGGGTGATGGTGAACCTCTCCACCGGTGCCGCCAGCGGCGGCACCGCCGCTGGCGATTCCCTAATCTCGATCGAACAGGTCCGAGGTTCCGTCCATGCCGACACCCTGATCGGCAGCGGCTCCGCCGAACACCTGGTCGGAGGCGATGGTGATGACGTCCTCGAAGGTCATGACGGAGACGACACCCTCGACGACGGCATCTACTTTCTCCACCCCGGCTTTGGCAACGATATCTTCCGCGGCGGCAACGGCGACGACACCATCTACGGTGGTCCCGGGACCGATACCCTCGATGGCGGCGACGGCTACGATCTGGCCATCCACTCCCGCAGCACCGTGGGCGTGAGGGTGGACCTGACCACCGGCACCGGCGGCGGCGGCACTGCCACCGGCGACACGCTGATCTCGATCGAAGCCGTCGAGGGGTCCGACCATGCCGACGTCCTGACCGGCGATACCGGATCCAACACCCTGGCCGGGGGCTGGGGCAAGGACGTGCTCACCGGCGGGGACGGCGCCGACCACTTCGCCTTCGCCTTCGACAATAGCATACCGCTCCGCTCCGATGGCGACCGGATCACCGATTTCAGCCGCGCCCAGGGGGACAAGATCAACCTGTCGGCGAGCGACGCCGACCTCGGCACCGCCGGCGACCAAGCCTTCACCTTTATTGGCACCGCAGCCTACACCGGGGTCGCCGGACAGCTGCGCTATGGCGTCTCCTGGGGCAATGCCGTGATTGCCGGCGACATGGACGGCGACGGCGTCTCCGACTTCCACATCGTGCTCGCCAACATCGGCAGCCTGCAGGCCGCCGATTTCGTCTTGTAA